The following proteins are encoded in a genomic region of Nymphalis io chromosome 8, ilAglIoxx1.1, whole genome shotgun sequence:
- the LOC126770151 gene encoding fatty acid-binding protein-like — MPSIPGKYQHYKNEDIDDYFIAVGVPYIGRKMMAMSSPLMEITMDGDSMVIKNSSLLRTVETKFKLGEEYEERMPNTSIKSVTKLLNDHELETLSTIPENGAKCGRHYLFTDDECIITLTHDKAQTPGKRYFRRVTS; from the exons atgccaTCAATTCCTGGAAAGTACcaacattataaaaatgaagatATTGATGATTACTTCATAGCAGTAG GTGTTCCTTATATTGGAAGGAAGATGATGGCAATGTCATCCCCTCTTATGGAAATAACAATGGATGGTGACAGTATGGTAATTAAAAATTCATCTTTGCTTCGAACAGTAGAAACGAAATTCAAATTAGGCGAGGAGTATGAGGAACGCATGCCTAATACAAGTATTAAG aGTGTTACCAAACTTCTAAATGACCATGAACTTGAAACTTTATCTACTATTCCTGAGAATGGTGCAAAGTGTGGgagacattatttatttacagatgaTGAATGTATTATT ACTTTGACCCATGACAAGGCACAAACTCCAGGTAAAAGATACTTTCGCAGAGTTACTTCTTAA
- the LOC126770140 gene encoding ADP-ribosylation factor-like protein 6-interacting protein 1 has protein sequence MAELVQDQQVKKVQRLLEGWRMALLPLKSVLLWEQQWHPCAILASVSILFLSIWLMDMNTLATFAVVGLILNFVDFIVPIISNTICGPNSWTGQKEKLFEDICRSIVIHYNKLLGNIKAFYSMRENSPSMYYIISISMLCTLAWMASSINNIFLLYIFSTVVLLWPGIQQRGIFNTLMSLINKTPKISSLKSD, from the exons ATGGCAGAATTGGTTCAG gATCAGCAAGTAAAAAAAGTGCAAAGGCTTTTGGAAGGTTGGCGCATGGCTCTTTTACCCTTAAAATCGGTACTATTATGGGAACAGCAATGGCATCCTTGTGCTATACTTGCCTCAgtgtctattttatttttatcaatctgGCTTATGGATATGAACACCCTAGCGACATTTGCAGTTGTTGGGCTGATACTAAATTTCGTTGACTTTATAGTTCCAATAATATCCAATACTATTTGTGGTCCAAATTCTTGGACAGGCCAAAAGGAGAAACTTTTTGAAGATATTTGTAGAAGCATTGTAATACATTACAACAAATTATTAGGAAACATCAAAGCATTTTATTCGATGCGAGAGAATAGTCCTTCAATG tatTACATAATATCAATCAGCATGCTGTGCACCTTGGCATGGATGGCTTCGTCCATAAATAACATATTCCTGCTGTATATATTTTCTACAGTTGTTCTTCTATGGCCTGGTATTCAGCAGAGAGGAATTTTCAATACACTTATGTCATTAATCAATAAAACACCAAAAATTTCTTCTTTAAAATCAGATTAG